TATGTCGTTCCCGCTAAAAAGCTGGTCTATGTACATATTTCGCAGTTGATTCCGTATAAAGGCTCTGCCTCAACACAATACGGCTGGAGTGTAGACAGTCTGAAGGCGCTGGATCAGAATACCGGTAAAGTAAAATGGACGTATACGTTTCACCAATCCGCAGGTCCATACACGCTGTACAGTCTCTACAAATTCACCGCCTCTGGCACAGCTTATGTGTTTCAATCCTTTTCCGACAATACGTACCGTCTCTACTCGATCAACAGCTCTGGTGAACTGAATTGGATTCGCTCGTTGCCGCGTCAAAGTAATGGCGATATTATCGACTTTCAGGTGATGCAGGATGGCTCTATCGTAGCGGCGGTTCAGCACGATTACAACAGCAAAGGTGTTTATACAACCGATCTGCTTCGATTTCAGGCAGACGGCAAGCTACTAAATCGTAGCTCGGTAAAAGGGCAACTGCTAGGTATTCAGCAGAACCGCGTTCTGTTCATTGTTAGCCCACTCGTCAAGGATCAATCGGGAATCTGGGGCAATCCATATAGCCCACAAATTGCTGCATATGATCTGAGTTTGAAAAAGGTATTTGCTTACCAATTACCGAAGAGCGCTTACGTATTCGGTGAATTAAATGCTGGTCAAATGGTCATGGCAGATGGATCGGTGGTGATCCGCGCCGAAGCAAATAGCACGCAGGACAAGCTGTATGGATTCTCACCTAGCGGTACATTGCTATGGGGTCGATTGATTCTGGTCGATGCGTTTGTGCAGCCTGTTGGTTCTGGTTATGCTACCTACAGCCCATCTAAGATGACACTTGATCTGTACTCACCCAAAGGTAAAATCGCGACTCACACCTTCAATGAACTGGCAGATGAGACAACCGATCTGACGACCAATGTGAATGGGAATCTGATGCTGAATCTGGCGCAAAACACGTATGTATTGAATCCGAACACATTGAATGTAGCTCTGTCGTATGCTACCAGTCCCGATTGGCTCGATCCTTTTGTACAAAGCTATGCGGATCGTGCGGTGTATACAACACTTGGCGATGGCAAAATACATCGTTGGAATTTGAAATAAACACCATTTGCTGAAGCATAGGGTAAAGATAGCGCAAAAAAAAGACTGCTCCTTATGGGAGCAGTCTTTTTATCTTATATAAGCTCTCATTTCTGAATGCTCGCGCTATTAATTACTAACGATAGAATAGAAAACCTACTATTTCTTTTTACTTAGTTGAATGGTCGCCTGACTATTGCCTGTAAAACTAAACGTATCATTAACTTCTATAGCATAATTTGATGCTTTTTGACCTTTTGGCATATCGAATACAATGTAACCGTCCGCTTGAATGCCTGGATTGATTTTATCAAGCAACAATTTATTTTTAGAATCCATATACATAATTGCTGTAGAATCTGGATCGTAACTTGTACCGTCTTTCGATACCAGTTTAAACATTGCCATTGTAATCATACGTGCTTCATTATCATCATTGCGTACAGATACCGGAATGATCCAATATTCTCCATTTGCCTCCTGCTTCAAATATTGATTTCCCACACTGCTTTTGATCTCTGGTGTATGTACCAGTACTGCAAAATTTCCAACACCAACGGTATCACCAATATAAAATTGCTTATCCTTTTGTTCTGTTTGCTGTTTTTCTGTCGATGATGCACTACTTGTACCACTTTTACTGCTGCTAGTATTATCAGAAGAAGATTTGTCGCTATCCATGCTCCCTGCCGCTAACGCTCCAAAAATTACAAATGCTAGTAAAGTCGCCACTGTTTTTTTCATCTCTATTTATATTCCCCTTTAAATTAGATATAACACATAAAAACATACCTGCCATACCATAAGCTAGTACATCATTTAGATCAAACGTACCTTGAATCCAACCCGGAATCTGTAATAACTCGCTGATCATTCCAATGGATGGAAT
The DNA window shown above is from Paenibacillus sp. JQZ6Y-1 and carries:
- a CDS encoding DUF4352 domain-containing protein is translated as MKKTVATLLAFVIFGALAAGSMDSDKSSSDNTSSSKSGTSSASSTEKQQTEQKDKQFYIGDTVGVGNFAVLVHTPEIKSSVGNQYLKQEANGEYWIIPVSVRNDDNEARMITMAMFKLVSKDGTSYDPDSTAIMYMDSKNKLLLDKINPGIQADGYIVFDMPKGQKASNYAIEVNDTFSFTGNSQATIQLSKKK